A part of Streptomyces sp. NBC_01451 genomic DNA contains:
- a CDS encoding nucleotidyltransferase domain-containing protein, which translates to MTYGVTPRPGLDEQGFIAREGSLTRVPPVFRPVVDAARDRVLDVFGARLHSAYVYGSVPRGTARVGRSDLDLLLVLREEPTEADRVAAHALDTALDKEFEQIDGSGTLLVSRARTLSDLERHDLGWFVACLCTPLLGEDLAGHLPRYRPDSLLARETNGDLALCLPRWRHLIAEATAPGAPPGAVRARVRGISRRLVRTGFTLVMPRWEGWTSDLYEMAEAFAAYHPEWGPRMREAASLAHEPTDDPAVLRSFLRSHVEELGPWLAGEYARVHGVKAPRPDTSG; encoded by the coding sequence GTGACGTACGGGGTGACACCGCGCCCGGGGCTGGACGAGCAGGGGTTCATCGCCCGTGAGGGCTCCCTCACGCGCGTGCCGCCCGTTTTCCGGCCCGTGGTCGATGCGGCCCGCGACCGGGTTCTCGACGTCTTCGGGGCGCGGCTGCACAGCGCGTACGTCTACGGGTCGGTCCCGCGCGGCACCGCGCGCGTGGGCCGCAGCGACCTGGACCTGCTGCTCGTGCTGCGCGAGGAGCCCACGGAGGCGGACCGGGTGGCGGCCCACGCGCTGGACACGGCGCTCGACAAGGAGTTCGAGCAGATCGACGGCTCCGGCACACTGCTGGTCTCGCGGGCACGGACGCTCAGCGACCTGGAGAGGCACGACCTGGGCTGGTTCGTGGCCTGCCTCTGCACGCCCCTCCTCGGCGAGGACCTCGCCGGGCACCTGCCCCGCTACCGCCCCGACTCCCTCCTCGCCCGCGAGACCAACGGCGACCTGGCCCTGTGCCTCCCGCGCTGGCGACACCTGATCGCCGAGGCGACCGCCCCGGGGGCTCCTCCGGGGGCGGTACGCGCACGCGTGCGGGGCATTTCCCGCCGCCTGGTGCGTACGGGCTTCACCCTGGTGATGCCGCGCTGGGAGGGCTGGACCAGCGATCTTTACGAGATGGCCGAGGCGTTCGCCGCGTACCACCCGGAGTGGGGACCGCGCATGAGGGAGGCGGCGTCCCTGGCCCACGAACCGACGGACGATCCGGCCGTCCTGCGGTCGTTCCTGCGCTCGCACGTCGAGGAGCTGGGCCCGTGGCTGGCCGGGGAGTACGCGCGCGTGCACGGCGTCAAGGCGCCCCGGCCCGACACGTCCGGCTAG